ACATTGACAATACTCATTCGTAGATAATATATTGTGTAAACAATCAAATGAAGCAAAGTTATGTTGAGATTGGAGTAGCAATACTGCAATAATTATCTAATAGCACCACATTAGCTATGTTTCATCTCCAATATGTCTTCGAATCTAAATTAAAGGATTAGTCATGGAAAATGAACAGAATAAAAACCAGCATGGATATGATCTTTACAATGAGATTATAGAAAACTGGGGTTATGCATACCAAGATGAACAAACAGGAGAAGTTTATTATCATCCAACAAGTTATGCTGAGGTTCAGATTGCTCTTGATAATGTTAAAAAGATTGAAGAGTTAGCTATAGATGATGAAGAACTAATCTCTCTTACTGAAAATGTGAAAAGTATTGCACAGGAAGCAACACAAAGAAAATTCATTGGATCAAAATGGATAATAATTCTTGCTGGAATCGCAGTACTCTTTCTATCTTGGATGAATCTAGATGGATTTTCTAGAAAAATTGGAGGTTACTACTCCGCAGAAAATGCCGCTGAAGTATATAGTAAAGAAGTTAAACAAATTGAAGACAGGATTCTTTACTATACTAAAAACGACGGAACAAGAACAACAAATGTTTACAAAGGTTCCGAAGAATCTCGTCAAAAATATTATGAAATGAACAAGGATGAACTTGATGAATTAAAAAAAATGAGTCCTGAAGATTATATAAGTGATGTAAACTGGTCAAAACGTGGCGATGCAATAAAAAGTCTATTTGGTGTTCTCTTTATACTTGCCATCTATGGATCATATTTTTATGCAGCCAGAGCTCCAATATTTTTGATAAATAGAAGAAAACGTGAAATAGAGATAATGAGAAAAAGTACAGGATGGTTAATGAAATTTGTAGTTGGCTTCGTTTCATTATTCTGGTCAATTCCCACAACAACTACAGTTACAAAATGGAGTGATGGCTCAACAACTAGAGAATCTGACGCTCTACCTTTATTTGCTATACAGATTACAGTGACAGTCGTAGTTGCTTTTTTTCTAATCTACTTAGCTTCTATACTATTACCATTTCTTGTTATTGTTAGTTACATAAGAAATTACCAATTTGAAAGGTTAGACAGATACATCTATTTAGTAAAGAAAAAACTTGGATTAAAAACTAAAAAATATACTAAACCAGTGTTTAAAAATGAAAAGCCTAGAACTAGTACGATTCAACATCCTCTTTTAGATGAAATAGTTGAAGGATCATCGTATTATGTAAAATATAGTGAAGATAATTATTATTATTTTGCAAAAATCGACTCAATTATTGATAACAGTGCGAAAGTTACATTCTTTGATGGATATGAAGATACGGTACTGCCAGATAGTATCTGCTTTGTAGAAGATGCTATCTCAGGCATGAAGGCTGAAGGCAATTGGGAGAACAAAGGAGCTTATTACCCATGTAAAATTCTCAAGCAAGAAGGAAGTCAATTTTTTGTTAGGTATGATGAAGATGGAATTGAAGAAAGTATTGGCTTTCACCAGTTAAGATTTAAATAAATTTGCATGAAGAGCTTATAAGTTGTAAAGGTACAATAATAACTTTGCGATTTATAAGCTCAAATTTTTATATCATTAAATTCGTAACATAAAAAAAATTCACAATCATCCTTTTTTTCTAAAAATCCTTTATTTATAATACCTAAATTAGAAAAGATAATCTCTGATAAATACTAATTCCCATACTTTTTTTTGAGAGGATAAAAAGGGTAAATAAAAAAGACTGAACAATTGTAAAAGTTAAATTAAGACAAAAAATAATGATTATTTTACTATACAAATGCTTAGCATTTGACGAAATCATAGTATTAAAATGTATTGGATTTGGGTAAGCTTATTTAATAAGCGTAGGATTTTGCAACTTTTTCCCCAAAAAGGAGTATTAAAATACAATCTTATATATCACGATAAATATAGAAGGTGACGGTTTTGTCGTTTAACAAACGATTTTAAAGTTCTCTTCTTTGTTACATAGAAAAAGAGAAGGTAGTTGAGGGATGAGTATCTTCTCTCCTGATTCGTCTAAACTCGAGATTATTCGGTGCTAAAATTCTTAAGAAATCCAGCGACTTCATCGCAGGAAATTTTCAAGACTATACATCAATAATAAAACACGATAAATAGTGGAACTTTGCCGAAGGGCAGGTGAAGTAGGTTGAAATTAAGAATGATTGAGAGTATATTATAAGCCTAATAAATTGATAAAGAAGGAAACAAAATAATCATGTCTTTAGGAGAATATAAAATTATAATCATCAAGATACATAATAACAAACTTGCATTCATAAACTTTTTAAACCATAGAGTCTAAAATGATTTTACTCTTTTTTTCACTTCTAGGAATACTTCTGTCAGGAATCCTTATTATACATAATTACAGAACTAATTTATCTACTGTTTATTTAGGAAGTTTCTTTTTCCTTGTAAGTCTTTACGAGTTCATACAATTTGCTATTCTATACTCAAAATCAGAAATATTAGTAAGTCTCGCTTTTATGAATATCGGAGCACCTGCATATCTTATAGGACCACTTTTATATCTTTATGTAAGAAGTGTTTTACGAGATAATCCGAGTTTAAAAAAATCGGATTTATTTCATATTATACCTATGGTTCTTTTTCTTTTGGGATCTACTCCGTATATCCTAACACCATTATCCTTTAAAATAGAAATAGCAGAAAAAATCATAAATGACATTACTACTTTAGTTCCTATGTTTAGAGAGTTATTTCTATTTAAAGATATCTCAGTAACTGCGATCTACTTGAGTAGGCCAGTTCTAATTTTAACTTATACAATTTGGTCTTCTATTCTTATTTTGAAGTTCAAGAAAGACAGAAATGAAAAATATATACTTTCTAATCAGAAGTTCATGGTTAAGTGGATCTCGGTTATAATAATTTTTCTTTATACTCTTTCTTTAAGTCAGATAGTTATGATTATTTATTCTTTTGAATTTAGCAATATGCTCGCTTTTTACACAATAAATATTTTACAAATCTTGTCATTAATTGGATTAAGTGGTTTACTAATTTCTCCATTTTTTTTTCCAACTATCTTATACGGATTACCAAAAATTACTAATATAATTATCCCTAGTACTGAGACGAATCCTAAAACGAACGAAATTACTCCTATAAATGATATTATTGAATTATCTGATGAAAATAGTTCTGATTCCAAACTAACTTCAGATTATCTTGATCATATAAATAGTACTATTACTAATGCAATGAACAATCAAAAATTCTACTTAGAAGCTGATCTAAATTTGGCTATCCTGTCAAAGAAAATCAATATCCCTGTAAATCATTTGAGTTTTTTTTTCAGGGAGATAAAAAAAGAGTCATTCAATGATTATAGGAATTATTTGAGGGTCCAACATGCCAAGCAACTTATTCTTGATGGGAAGGATTCTGAAATGACTCTAGAGGGAATTGGATTGTCTTCTGGGTTTTCCAGCAGGAGTACTTTTTTTCGTGCTTTCGTGAAATACGAAGGTGCTAGTCCGAGTGTGTTTTCTTCAAAAGAAAGAGTGAAATAAGCTTAAATATTGTTTCATTATTAGATTTTGACACATACTTGAACACTTTAAACCTTAGTTTTGTATTATTTTGCTGTGATGTATAAATTCACAGAAAATCACATGCTTAAAAAAATAATGATAATTTTTA
This sequence is a window from Candidatus Delongbacteria bacterium. Protein-coding genes within it:
- a CDS encoding AraC family transcriptional regulator, which encodes MILLFFSLLGILLSGILIIHNYRTNLSTVYLGSFFFLVSLYEFIQFAILYSKSEILVSLAFMNIGAPAYLIGPLLYLYVRSVLRDNPSLKKSDLFHIIPMVLFLLGSTPYILTPLSFKIEIAEKIINDITTLVPMFRELFLFKDISVTAIYLSRPVLILTYTIWSSILILKFKKDRNEKYILSNQKFMVKWISVIIIFLYTLSLSQIVMIIYSFEFSNMLAFYTINILQILSLIGLSGLLISPFFFPTILYGLPKITNIIIPSTETNPKTNEITPINDIIELSDENSSDSKLTSDYLDHINSTITNAMNNQKFYLEADLNLAILSKKINIPVNHLSFFFREIKKESFNDYRNYLRVQHAKQLILDGKDSEMTLEGIGLSSGFSSRSTFFRAFVKYEGASPSVFSSKERVK